In Clostridiaceae bacterium, the following are encoded in one genomic region:
- the ftsA gene encoding cell division protein FtsA — translation MEDYIVSIDIGTSKICVLVGRVDKTNYIEILAKEIAANNGVKKGIIVDVDHTAEIIRSCLDRIESSKGILINSAFVNIIGMHVSVINNTYSIRIDNPGHEITKSDVEKLLYEVGNIQIPEGREIIDVIPRFYSIDGYDDITDPVGMVGTNLQVHADIIIGRITSVKNIIKSVEKAGIKIDGIVTEAYAEGQLLLTDDEREAGSILIDVGAGITDVSIFWNKMLIFYDSMPVGGDHITNDISIGLKISYQEAEAIKRKYELALTSLINNDQELEVVDINQDHSKSIMVSDVVEIIEARVYEIFSLCRDIIEKAGLNTMNFSNVVLTGGGISYVDGNKQIAEEVFGIPARVAVYKTSVSLKPELYAAAGIIKYVSTYYKGNIAQLNQVVIKKQKSSMAKTSFFDKLLSWIKGLF, via the coding sequence GTGGAGGATTATATAGTTAGTATAGATATTGGGACTTCGAAGATATGTGTTCTCGTAGGGCGTGTAGATAAAACAAACTATATAGAAATATTAGCAAAAGAAATTGCTGCGAATAACGGAGTAAAAAAAGGAATTATAGTTGATGTAGATCATACTGCCGAAATCATTAGATCATGTCTTGACAGAATTGAAAGTTCTAAAGGTATCCTGATTAATTCAGCCTTTGTCAATATTATAGGTATGCATGTTAGTGTGATTAATAATACATATTCAATCAGAATAGATAATCCCGGTCATGAGATAACCAAAAGTGATGTTGAAAAACTGCTTTATGAAGTTGGTAATATTCAGATACCTGAGGGAAGAGAAATAATTGATGTTATCCCGAGATTTTACAGTATAGACGGATACGATGATATAACCGATCCGGTTGGCATGGTAGGAACAAATCTCCAGGTCCATGCAGATATTATTATAGGAAGAATTACTTCTGTAAAAAACATAATCAAAAGTGTTGAGAAAGCAGGTATAAAAATTGACGGAATTGTCACAGAGGCTTATGCTGAAGGGCAATTGTTGCTCACTGACGATGAGAGGGAAGCAGGTTCTATATTGATCGATGTTGGAGCCGGTATAACTGACGTATCAATTTTTTGGAACAAAATGCTTATATTTTATGATTCCATGCCGGTTGGCGGAGATCATATTACCAATGATATATCTATAGGCCTTAAGATTTCATATCAGGAAGCTGAAGCCATAAAAAGGAAATATGAACTTGCTCTTACTTCACTAATCAATAATGACCAGGAATTAGAAGTTGTTGACATTAACCAGGATCATAGTAAATCGATTATGGTTTCAGATGTAGTTGAAATAATAGAGGCAAGAGTCTATGAGATTTTTTCTTTATGCAGAGATATTATAGAAAAAGCAGGACTTAATACTATGAATTTTTCCAATGTTGTTCTCACCGGCGGTGGAATTTCGTATGTGGACGGCAATAAACAGATTGCTGAAGAAGTATTTGGTATACCTGCAAGAGTTGCTGTATATAAAACATCCGTTAGTTTAAAGCCAGAATTATATGCGGCTGCTGGAATAATAAAGTATGTTTCTACTTACTACAAAGGAAATATTGCTCAACTTAACCAAGTGGTAATTAAGAAACAAAAATCATCAATGGCTAAAACATCATTTTTTGATAAGCTTCTGAGCTGGATAAAAGGACTTTTTTAA
- a CDS encoding LTA synthase family protein: protein MNIFNSIDFGEILFLLLFTVSVAFKCFYFQYDSRLNGNLEFTEINKNMIISSIAVIFAIIAIISLIFFKGRKTALFVVNILITILVLADTIYFRYYYSAMTVSLIYQVGLVGSIGDSIKDLLNKSDLLLLADLPVMLIILICLSKYQRKVQKVTKFSFRIIISVTLAAFSIFTIKTVYGKTDNDIYNYDTNHVIKQMGLLYYHYYDAREFVKDNYLIDRNLTSDDKAELEQFFENKKKTGENFKGVAEGKNLIIVQVEALQHFVINRKTEAGAEITPNLNKLLKESTYFDNIYFQIGSGNTSDAEFLSNNSLYPLRDGSIYFRYPGNTFFSLPKALKAKGYNTYAFHANNSSFWNRSAMYQAVGFDYFISNRDYVLDEYIGWGLGDTSFFRQSLDFIDKTKPFYSFLITLSSHHPFNFEYFQTYEFDVGKYEGTLLGDYLKAINYADSALGRFIEMLKEQGLYDNTLLVIYGDHQAIIKSHSEELFDFIGEEYNEINWIKEQKVPLIIHGPGIENDKVISTIGGEIDIYPTIANLMNLEAPFVLGKDLLNTAPEEGYAVLRDGTVITDNFIYICSMDKAFELSTGREMSQEEYKSELETYHYELRISDIINQKDALKYINKNYKQN, encoded by the coding sequence ATTAATATTTTTAATTCAATAGATTTTGGAGAAATACTTTTCCTGTTGCTTTTTACTGTTTCAGTTGCTTTTAAATGTTTTTATTTTCAGTATGATTCAAGATTAAATGGTAACCTTGAATTTACAGAGATAAACAAGAATATGATAATTTCCTCAATTGCTGTAATATTTGCCATTATAGCAATAATATCCTTAATTTTCTTTAAAGGGAGAAAAACTGCATTATTTGTTGTAAATATTTTAATTACAATACTTGTTCTGGCCGACACTATTTACTTCCGCTACTATTATAGCGCGATGACCGTATCTCTTATATATCAGGTAGGTCTCGTAGGTTCTATTGGTGATAGCATAAAGGATCTTCTTAATAAATCTGATCTTTTATTATTAGCTGATTTACCGGTTATGCTTATAATTCTTATATGTTTAAGCAAATATCAAAGAAAAGTTCAGAAAGTTACAAAATTTTCTTTTAGAATAATAATTTCTGTAACATTAGCGGCCTTTAGTATATTTACCATTAAAACTGTTTATGGCAAAACAGATAATGATATTTACAATTATGATACAAATCACGTTATAAAACAAATGGGATTACTGTACTATCATTATTATGACGCACGAGAGTTCGTAAAAGACAATTATCTTATCGACAGGAATTTAACCTCTGATGATAAGGCTGAATTGGAACAATTTTTTGAAAATAAGAAAAAGACTGGTGAAAACTTCAAAGGTGTAGCTGAAGGAAAAAACCTGATAATAGTGCAAGTAGAAGCCTTGCAGCACTTTGTTATTAACAGAAAAACAGAGGCTGGCGCTGAGATTACACCAAATCTGAATAAATTACTTAAAGAAAGCACTTACTTTGATAATATATACTTTCAGATCGGCAGCGGTAATACTTCTGATGCTGAATTTCTTTCAAATAATTCATTATATCCTCTCAGAGATGGGAGTATATATTTCAGGTATCCAGGTAATACCTTCTTCTCTCTTCCAAAAGCTTTAAAAGCAAAAGGTTATAATACCTATGCTTTTCATGCCAACAACTCCAGTTTTTGGAACAGATCCGCAATGTATCAGGCTGTGGGCTTTGATTACTTTATAAGTAACCGGGATTATGTACTTGATGAATATATAGGTTGGGGTCTGGGAGACACTTCGTTTTTCAGGCAATCGTTGGATTTTATTGATAAAACAAAGCCATTTTACAGCTTCTTAATAACATTATCAAGTCATCATCCTTTTAATTTTGAATATTTTCAAACCTATGAATTTGATGTAGGAAAATATGAAGGCACCCTTCTTGGAGATTATTTAAAAGCTATAAACTATGCGGATTCAGCTCTGGGCAGATTCATAGAAATGCTTAAAGAACAAGGGCTATATGACAATACTCTTCTTGTTATATATGGTGATCACCAGGCCATAATAAAGAGTCACTCTGAAGAATTATTTGATTTTATTGGAGAAGAATATAATGAAATTAATTGGATAAAAGAACAAAAAGTGCCATTAATAATTCACGGACCTGGTATAGAAAATGACAAAGTGATAAGTACAATTGGCGGAGAAATTGATATTTACCCAACAATTGCAAATCTTATGAATTTAGAGGCCCCCTTTGTTCTTGGAAAAGATTTATTGAACACTGCCCCGGAAGAGGGCTATGCAGTTTTGAGGGACGGCACAGTTATAACAGATAATTTTATTTATATATGTAGTATGGATAAAGCTTTTGAATTATCTACCGGAAGAGAAATGTCACAGGAGGAGTACAAAAGTGAATTGGAAACATATCACTATGAACTCCGTATATCTGATATAATAAATCAGAAGGATGCTTTAAAATATATTAATAAAAATTACAAACAGAATTAA
- a CDS encoding acetate kinase produces the protein MKILIINSGSSSLKYQLIDMKDETVLAKGLCDRIGIDNSFLKHTKNGSETKILEKELPNHKVAIQEVINALSDPEIGVISNMSEISAVGHRVVHGGEKFHDSVLIDDSVIDAIRDCIGLAPLHNPPNITGIEACKALMPNVPMVAVFDTAFHQTMPKHAYLYALPYEVYEKYGVRKYGFHGTSHKYVSERAAKLLNKPLDQLKIIVCHLGNGASICAVKNGKSIDTSMGFTPLDGLVMGTRCGTIDPAVVTFLMEKDNMSISEINSMLNKKSGVLGISGVSSDFRDLHDAADNGNDRAQLAIDIFCYRVRQYIGEYAAVMGGVDAIVFTAGIGENNAIVRKQIVEGLEFLGISIDLEKNNIRGKEIDISTQDAKIRTLVIPTNEELAIARETLKLIK, from the coding sequence ATGAAAATATTAATAATTAATAGCGGAAGTTCATCTTTGAAGTACCAACTTATTGATATGAAAGATGAGACAGTTTTAGCTAAGGGTTTATGTGACAGGATAGGAATAGATAATTCATTTCTCAAACATACCAAAAATGGATCGGAAACAAAAATTCTTGAGAAAGAATTACCTAATCACAAAGTTGCTATTCAAGAGGTTATTAACGCCTTATCTGACCCGGAAATCGGTGTAATATCAAATATGAGTGAAATTTCAGCAGTTGGGCACAGAGTGGTTCACGGAGGAGAAAAATTCCACGACTCTGTTCTCATAGACGATAGTGTAATAGATGCAATAAGGGATTGTATCGGTCTTGCTCCACTTCATAACCCGCCAAATATTACCGGTATCGAAGCATGTAAGGCATTAATGCCAAATGTTCCAATGGTTGCAGTATTTGATACTGCATTTCATCAAACAATGCCGAAACACGCATACTTATATGCATTACCCTATGAAGTATATGAAAAATATGGCGTAAGAAAATACGGTTTTCATGGAACTTCACATAAATATGTTTCTGAGAGAGCAGCAAAATTACTTAATAAACCTTTGGACCAATTGAAAATAATAGTCTGCCATCTGGGCAACGGAGCAAGCATATGTGCGGTTAAAAATGGCAAGTCTATTGATACAAGTATGGGTTTCACTCCCCTTGATGGTTTAGTTATGGGAACCAGATGCGGCACAATAGACCCTGCTGTTGTTACATTCTTAATGGAAAAGGATAACATGTCTATAAGTGAAATTAATTCCATGCTTAACAAAAAATCAGGAGTCCTGGGCATCTCAGGCGTAAGCAGCGACTTCAGGGATCTCCATGATGCTGCAGATAATGGCAATGACAGAGCTCAACTTGCAATTGATATATTCTGCTATAGAGTAAGGCAATATATAGGAGAGTATGCCGCTGTTATGGGTGGTGTTGATGCTATAGTATTTACCGCAGGAATAGGCGAAAATAATGCCATTGTCAGAAAACAGATTGTTGAAGGTCTGGAATTCTTAGGTATATCTATTGATTTGGAAAAGAATAATATAAGAGGTAAAGAAATAGATATAAGCACTCAGGATGCTAAGATAAGGACTCTGGTTATTCCAACAAATGAAGAACTGGCTATAGCCAGAGAAACATTGAAGCTGATAAAATAA
- a CDS encoding small basic family protein yields MLPLLGLIIGILIGVFFIDVNIPQQYSNYVAVAILAAIDSVFGGLASIAKEQFNMKIFLSGFFGNALLAAGMAYLGDQLGIQIYLAAIFAFGNRIFLNFAIIRRYILNKLSKKENIEL; encoded by the coding sequence TTGTTACCATTATTAGGATTAATTATAGGTATTTTAATTGGAGTATTTTTTATAGATGTAAATATTCCTCAACAATATTCAAATTATGTTGCCGTTGCCATTCTGGCTGCTATTGATTCAGTCTTTGGCGGTCTTGCTTCAATAGCCAAAGAACAATTTAATATGAAAATATTTTTATCCGGTTTTTTTGGAAATGCACTTCTTGCAGCAGGTATGGCTTATTTAGGAGATCAACTGGGAATACAGATTTACCTTGCGGCAATTTTCGCCTTTGGAAACAGAATATTTTTGAATTTTGCTATAATTCGCAGATACATATTGAACAAGTTGTCAAAAAAAGAAAATATAGAATTATAA
- a CDS encoding ATPase: protein MAKGGIRRAFLGGNTEKGFYSYYNYILHKEEAIKTFIIKGGPGTGKSTLMKKIGEVLNEKGYNVEYMHCSSDPNSIDGIVIPEIKVALLDGTAPHIVEPTYPGAVDEIIDLGRFWNTDKIETHKKEIINKSKEKSRLFAMAYRYLKAAGAIHDNICDLVSMSVNVKKLNAIAKEMTDEIFTQQEKSFEEGRERKLFASAITPEGLVNYINTLLSKGKVYGLLSEIGSGSEYILSKIKHVAIEKGVNIECFYCGLKPEKIEHLLIPEKKIFFTTINKYHNSDIKTDRLIDLNELRNSKIYEKNKEDIKYNTSLFEELLNKAVNTIKKAKAVHSALEDYYSPSMDFDKLKAYRDALFYRIIKYTENR, encoded by the coding sequence ATGGCTAAAGGTGGAATTAGAAGAGCTTTTTTAGGGGGGAATACCGAGAAAGGTTTTTACAGCTATTATAATTATATTTTACATAAAGAAGAGGCAATAAAAACATTTATAATAAAAGGTGGTCCCGGTACCGGTAAAAGCACCCTTATGAAAAAAATAGGAGAGGTTCTAAATGAAAAGGGGTATAATGTTGAATATATGCATTGTTCCAGTGATCCAAACAGCATTGATGGAATTGTAATTCCAGAAATAAAGGTTGCCCTATTGGACGGAACTGCTCCCCATATTGTGGAACCAACCTATCCGGGAGCAGTTGATGAAATAATAGATTTAGGAAGATTTTGGAATACAGATAAAATTGAGACACATAAAAAAGAGATTATTAATAAATCGAAGGAAAAATCCAGGCTATTTGCAATGGCTTACAGATATTTAAAGGCTGCCGGAGCAATTCATGATAATATATGTGACTTAGTCAGTATGTCGGTTAACGTAAAAAAATTGAATGCAATAGCAAAAGAAATGACTGATGAAATTTTTACACAACAAGAAAAGTCCTTTGAAGAGGGAAGGGAAAGAAAACTATTTGCAAGTGCAATAACTCCTGAAGGGTTGGTAAATTATATAAATACACTACTTTCAAAAGGAAAAGTATACGGCTTATTAAGTGAAATTGGATCAGGTAGTGAATACATTTTATCTAAAATCAAACATGTAGCTATTGAAAAAGGCGTAAATATTGAATGTTTTTACTGCGGGTTAAAACCTGAGAAAATAGAGCATTTGTTAATACCTGAGAAAAAAATCTTTTTTACAACAATAAATAAGTATCATAATTCTGATATTAAAACAGACAGGTTAATTGACCTGAATGAACTCAGAAACAGCAAAATATATGAAAAAAACAAAGAAGATATAAAATATAATACCAGCTTATTTGAAGAACTGCTTAATAAAGCTGTAAATACAATTAAAAAAGCAAAGGCTGTACATAGTGCTCTGGAAGACTATTACAGCCCAAGTATGGATTTTGATAAACTTAAAGCATACAGGGATGCTTTATTTTATCGGATAATAAAATATACTGAAAACAGATAA
- a CDS encoding UDP-N-acetylglucosamine 1-carboxyvinyltransferase codes for MTHPGGCEIGPRPINLHLKALRNMGAKVFDAQRGFIYCEAYQLKGCDIHLEYPSVGATENIMLASVFAEGDTYIHNAAKEPEIVDLQEYLKRLGVEVSGAGTSVISIRGNSRKSKDIEHTVIPDRIVASTYATAAAITGGDILLKNVITEHINSVISVLKECGCNVEVIDKNAIRVRGSARPMAVDMIRTLPYPGFPTDMQPQIVSLLSIAKGTSIVVETVFENRYRHVEELLRMGANIKLEGRIAIIKGVDKLIGAEVCSRDLRGGAALVLAGLVADGETTITGLKHIERGYENIENKLAQVGASIIRVDD; via the coding sequence ATAACACATCCGGGTGGATGTGAAATAGGCCCCAGACCTATTAATCTCCACTTAAAAGCCTTAAGAAATATGGGAGCAAAAGTATTTGATGCGCAGCGTGGCTTTATATACTGCGAGGCATACCAACTTAAGGGTTGTGATATTCATCTGGAATACCCGAGTGTTGGTGCCACGGAAAATATAATGCTTGCATCAGTGTTTGCTGAAGGGGATACATACATTCATAATGCAGCAAAAGAACCTGAAATTGTTGATTTGCAGGAATATCTGAAGAGGCTGGGGGTAGAAGTTTCAGGAGCAGGAACAAGTGTCATAAGTATCAGAGGTAATAGCAGGAAGTCAAAAGATATAGAACACACTGTGATTCCTGACAGAATAGTTGCTTCAACTTATGCCACTGCTGCAGCAATAACAGGAGGAGATATCCTGCTTAAGAACGTTATAACTGAGCATATAAATTCAGTTATATCTGTATTAAAAGAATGTGGATGCAATGTAGAAGTAATTGATAAAAATGCTATACGTGTACGTGGCAGTGCGAGACCCATGGCAGTAGACATGATCAGAACTCTTCCATATCCAGGTTTTCCTACGGATATGCAGCCTCAGATAGTTTCATTGCTGTCGATTGCAAAAGGCACCAGTATTGTGGTTGAAACTGTATTTGAAAACAGGTACAGGCATGTAGAAGAACTATTAAGGATGGGTGCTAATATTAAACTTGAAGGACGAATTGCAATAATTAAAGGTGTTGACAAATTAATCGGAGCAGAAGTTTGTTCCAGAGATTTAAGAGGAGGCGCAGCACTGGTACTTGCCGGGCTTGTGGCAGACGGAGAAACAACAATTACCGGACTTAAGCATATTGAAAGAGGATATGAAAATATTGAAAACAAGCTGGCACAGGTAGGTGCATCAATTATCAGAGTTGATGACTAA
- the ftsZ gene encoding cell division protein FtsZ, producing MLEFDIDLEQFAQIKVVGVGGGGNNAVNRMIDAGLRGVEFIAVNTDKQALFLSKANIKIQIGDKITKGLGAGANPEIGEKAATESKDEIAQAIKGADLVFVTAGMGGGTGTGAAPVVSQIAREMGILTVGVVTKPFMFEGRKRMQHAERGIENLKNTVDTLVTIPNDRLLQIAEKKTTIVEAFRIADDVLRQGVQGISDLIAVPGLVNLDFADVKTIMMNTGLAHMGIGRASGEGRAEEAAKQAIHSPLLETSIEGARGVLLNITGGPDLGLLEVNIAAELIQKSADPDANIIFGAVIDENLKDEILITVIATGFEKGPVIKKTEKAPEKTTKPSLNKPSFDKVPFNDFSGDDLDIPTFLRRNRFR from the coding sequence TTGCTGGAATTTGATATTGACTTGGAACAATTTGCCCAAATTAAGGTAGTTGGGGTCGGCGGTGGAGGAAATAACGCTGTTAACAGAATGATAGATGCAGGCCTCCGAGGAGTAGAATTTATAGCTGTCAATACTGATAAACAGGCTTTGTTTTTATCAAAAGCCAATATAAAAATCCAAATAGGTGATAAGATAACTAAAGGTCTTGGAGCAGGCGCCAATCCTGAAATTGGTGAAAAAGCTGCAACAGAAAGTAAGGATGAAATTGCTCAGGCAATTAAAGGGGCAGATTTAGTATTTGTTACAGCAGGTATGGGTGGAGGTACCGGTACAGGTGCGGCTCCGGTTGTATCGCAGATTGCCAGGGAAATGGGAATTTTAACTGTAGGTGTTGTCACAAAGCCTTTTATGTTTGAAGGAAGAAAAAGAATGCAACACGCAGAAAGAGGAATTGAAAACTTAAAAAATACTGTAGATACATTAGTTACCATACCAAACGACAGGCTCTTACAGATAGCTGAGAAGAAGACCACAATAGTTGAAGCTTTTAGAATAGCAGATGATGTTTTAAGACAAGGTGTCCAGGGTATATCTGATTTAATTGCCGTCCCCGGACTGGTAAATCTGGATTTTGCGGATGTAAAAACCATAATGATGAATACAGGGTTGGCTCACATGGGTATTGGACGGGCATCAGGAGAAGGCAGGGCTGAGGAAGCAGCTAAACAGGCAATTCATAGTCCTCTTCTTGAAACTTCTATTGAAGGAGCAAGAGGTGTACTACTTAACATAACCGGTGGTCCGGATCTTGGGTTACTTGAAGTAAATATAGCAGCGGAATTGATTCAAAAATCTGCTGATCCGGATGCCAATATTATTTTCGGTGCGGTTATCGATGAAAATCTAAAAGATGAAATATTAATTACTGTAATAGCCACCGGTTTTGAAAAAGGCCCGGTGATTAAGAAAACTGAAAAGGCTCCCGAAAAAACTACCAAGCCTTCACTTAATAAGCCCTCTTTTGATAAA
- the pta gene encoding phosphate acetyltransferase, which translates to MKFLERISERAKSDVKTIVLPEGNDPRVVKAASIVLERGIANVIIIGNPDEVKKLAGDLDISKAKIIDPLNSEYYEDFVESLYEMRKEKGMTPEKARETMKNPLYFGVMMVKKGMADGMVAGAAHSTADTLRPSLQIVKTAPGTKLVSAFFVMVVPDCEYGHNGTFIYADSGLVENPDAEALSEIAISSAKSFKTLVEAEPNIAMLSYSSYGSAKSELTEKVIKATQLAKEKAPHLNIDGELQADAALVPSVAKSKAPGSPVAGKANVLIFPDLNCGNIAYKLTQRLAKAEAYGPITQGLAKPINDLSRGCSAEDIVGVVAITAVQAQNL; encoded by the coding sequence ATGAAATTTTTAGAAAGAATCTCTGAACGGGCAAAATCAGATGTAAAAACCATAGTACTTCCTGAGGGCAATGATCCAAGAGTTGTTAAAGCAGCTTCCATTGTTCTTGAAAGAGGAATTGCTAATGTAATAATAATTGGTAATCCGGATGAAGTTAAAAAACTTGCCGGTGACCTGGATATATCAAAAGCAAAAATAATTGACCCCTTGAATTCCGAATATTATGAGGATTTTGTTGAGTCATTATATGAAATGAGAAAAGAAAAAGGAATGACTCCTGAAAAAGCAAGAGAAACCATGAAAAACCCGTTGTATTTTGGTGTTATGATGGTTAAAAAAGGCATGGCTGACGGTATGGTTGCCGGTGCAGCTCATTCCACGGCAGATACTTTAAGACCGTCCCTGCAAATTGTAAAAACCGCTCCTGGTACAAAACTGGTTTCAGCATTCTTTGTGATGGTAGTTCCCGATTGTGAATATGGTCATAATGGCACATTCATATATGCAGACAGTGGTCTTGTTGAAAATCCTGATGCTGAAGCACTGTCCGAGATAGCTATTTCCTCTGCAAAATCCTTTAAGACTCTCGTAGAAGCTGAGCCAAATATTGCGATGTTATCATACTCTTCCTATGGAAGCGCAAAAAGTGAGTTGACTGAAAAAGTAATTAAAGCTACACAGCTGGCAAAAGAAAAAGCGCCTCATTTAAACATTGACGGTGAATTACAAGCTGATGCAGCACTTGTACCATCTGTAGCTAAATCAAAAGCACCTGGAAGCCCTGTGGCCGGTAAAGCAAATGTATTAATATTCCCGGATTTAAACTGTGGAAATATTGCTTATAAGTTAACCCAGAGATTAGCAAAAGCTGAAGCATACGGGCCAATCACCCAAGGTCTTGCAAAACCAATAAATGACTTGTCAAGAGGCTGCAGTGCTGAAGATATAGTGGGTGTTGTAGCCATCACAGCAGTTCAGGCACAAAACCTGTAA